CTAATTTCATTTTACAAAAGAATCATACAAATTGAACCATTATACCTCGGGATAtaggttttgtttttattaccCCTAATTTGGATTACTGCAGAAATAGGTCAACAgaatgtttttcttattttaccCCTTTAAACTAAAGGTTTAGTCTCTGCccaaaactataaatatttagtagATATTTTACAGTTGTGTCCCTAGAAGAATCAATATACTTTGATAAGTATAGCTCATTAGAATCATCAATTACAGAGTGTACACTGCATGGAAAAATTTAGCTGCAACTGACTCGTTTTTAATAacgtaatatttttaaattatgattttctaCTACTTCTGTTCAACTACAGGTAAAAGCAAGTTTACCTACTGGTGATTGATGCTTTGGTCAACAATAtcttaattatgtaataatagtCAATACTACACCTGCTACATGATTTCGCTTTCAcatattaaattcattatatcTCCAAAGACTTCTTATCAGATTGATATTCGATATTAATCCAAACTTTTCATATAGCCAAAAGCCTAGGAATACCAACACTCCAGTGGTGGGACCTCCTTTCATACCTATTGGTGAAGTTCCAGCACTTCCTCTTTAAGGGAACGCCAAATTTCTGGAGATTCTTAGCTAACCCCCTCTTTGCTGGCGGGATCAGCTAGTATAGGTTCATCCTGCTGGAGTACAGTAGGAATTTTCTCTCCAGTTGCTTGATCTCTTCAGGTTTAAAGCTTCTCCTGCTAGGAGGATTGTCCTGCTCCGCTGGCAAGGGAGCCCCAAAGGGTTGAATTAATAGTTTCCAGGATGAACTAGCGGAGCTGCTCATAGAAGAGCGGGTTGGTGGCAGCAGGTAGGATCTTCGGGTCTAGAGTGGGAGCGGGCATTTAGATCCCCAAGTGTTTATTCTAGAGGTAGTACTGCAGATCCTGCTGCAGCAGGGAAGGAAGTGTTTCCCTCAAAAGAACCGTTATCACCTCCATTGTTTGAGTTGGCTATTTCTCACATCTCTAACTTAAGTGTTCCCACAAATGGCGTCAATAAAGCATACCGGGGTCCAATAGCACCACAATAGTCGAAAGATATTCACTGTAATTCTAAGATCAAATGAGAATGAACCTGCAAAACAAGGGCTAACACTCTGATGCTTAAGCTAGTATGAATTTAGTGGAAGGATAATcgaaaaaactcaaaataacgTAAAGATAATGGTGAAATAATTGAACTGacttgataaaatataaagatagaGTGACAATAATCTTATGGAGtacaaaatacacaaaaagtTGCTGCaaaattgagagaaaatgagagtaGGAGTGAGTGAACTTGGTTACCATTATAGCTGCACAATGGTCTCTATTATAGGCAGTTGGAGAGTGAATCTTAGAAGTAGCTATAGCTTGTGATATACCGTTAGAAAGTTGTATAAGTTAGctaaaaaaaaacccaattGCAAGTTGGACTTATCATGAAGAACTTACCACTGCTTGCATGAATCTCATCAGTCAGCCCAATTTCTATGGGTTCTGTTTTACCTACTGCTTCCAAGTCGATTGTGATCAATTTATGAGGAGTTTATTGGAGattctttttataatgatGTGTCTTATGATGCCAAAAATGTATATGACATGTCATCCTTGTCGTCAGCTGACTCATCCTACTAAATTGAGCTCGTTTTCAGGCCCTCCAAGTTAGTAAACGTAGACGGGCTATGGGCTTGATACATTGGTCATGGGCCATCAGGGTCAGACCTGCTGGGTTCTCTAATGGGAGCCCACCTCCTTAGCTTTgtgtttgagaaaaaatatttgaggggGCAACATTAAAtactctttgtttatttttttttcaaagtttattTAAGTCTTTTTTTGATATGTTATTAtctatgtttattattataagttttttagtcaaattattatctaagatagtcttaattatttctttctagttataaatttttgtgtgatttaatatattatttatttatttcataagacaatcataaaattaagtaatagtTCAAAAGAACGcctcaatttcatttaaaataaaaacacaataaaacaaCCACAATCAGGCCTAGCTCGGGCCTTAACCAGGACGGTCCATAGACCAagttttcaataataaattgagaTAATAACAAGCCCAAGAACACttaagatattttgaaaaaaataaataaagtataaatgtACTAAAAGTTTagaagcaaaataataaagacaaaagttttagagtttcaaaaatttttaaaatctgtTAGTATAATCAACttagcaaaataaattaaaacttatatgccatacattattaaaataaaattggctCAGTTGGGCAGGCCCACTACCCCTGACTAGGACCAAGCGGTCATAGGGCCATTGAGCTAGTCCAATCCCAATTATTTATACCTACGGTCAATCCAAGACCAATTCGATCCCAATTAGACCACGGCCAGATCAACCCTATGTTTTTTAGGCCAATTCGATTTTAGGCCAGTCAGCCCAGTTCAACCCACTGCATATCTTGAGTTAtaacttttaacaaaataatataatggtTCATTTCACAATTAGATCTCTCAAGCGGGTTGTAATCAAAATATGGTACTTGAGCTATTTTTTTACAATCTAAAgttctaagtataattattgcCTTTTAGgatcaatttcattttttctcgaTGGCCCCatttattttggatataaaataaatgtgtgATAGGATAAATCTGCAAAAGTCTAACGTGAGCGTCGAACAGGGATGGGGGGGGAGCCTATTTTTTTCACCCTTTTTCACATTTACATGCGCATCTCCATTAGTTTTGACGGAAACATAACAGGTAAGATCaactttattcaaaattagtaACTAAGGGATTAAAAGTGTAACTTGTGAAACAAAATGAACCAAAAATCATTTTAGTGATATTGTTGAGTgaacaaaaatgtattttaaccTACGAAGTTTTAAACAACATTAAACTCCATTGACAAAATGGAAAGGCCAGCCAGCTTCCTGATTCAAATTTTTACTGAAGGCAAAAATGACATAACAAGCAGAAAGgctaaaatacaaatactcAGCCTGGATCTGGGAACAAGTGAACTCTGTTCCAAGTAAACCGATATTTCCGTCCACACAGCATAGTCACGAAAGGGAAGTATAAGGAAGGAAAAGGCCATATGAAATCTCCAACTTCAGTATCGAAAAACATTTGCGTCAAAACAGTACTTAATAAATTGAAGCAAAAATGATCAAAAATTTGGTTCTGAATAAGTCAAATCACTTCAACCAGATTCGTTCTGCATAATTTCAGACGGTTTGGACAGAACACTTCAATCAGATTCGTTCTGCATAATTTCAGAGGACGTTTTGGATGAACGTGGCTGAGAATCGGATACATCAGGTGAATCCCTACCGCTTTTTGTGTTTGAATGCCGACTCTTGTTGCTGGCAGGCACACCTTTcttgatccaatcatttaacTTTGATGGTTTAGAGGGAGAGGTTTCAGAAGATGGCGCCAACGACGAGGTGCTCTGATATGGACTGGAAGGTGAATAAGGCGCAGATAGAGGAGGGACGCTCAAACTATATGCGTATGCATAACCGTCCAAGGGATGATCGAATTTACAGGTAGGCCCATATTTGCAGAGTCCATAAAGACTGTAATATGAACATACTGGTAACCCCTGCATTTATGAAAAACCAGAGTTTACATNNNNNNNNNNNNNNNNNNNNNNNNNNcaggaaataaaataaaatgaacagAAAATCAGCAAAGTGAATCAGTGTTTGGATAATTGTGGTGATTGGCTTAGTCTCATCTCATCCTTTAGACTACATTTGGATATAAGGATATAGATTTGAGGGAAGGATTTAGGAAAAGGATTTGAAATGACTGCACGTTAAAAGAATTTGGAATCCATAAATATTCGACATAGTATAGTCCAAAATGTGAATTGAAGGATTTGATATCTTCTCCCAGATTGAATTATCCAAAGAAATCCAAATGATATTATTAGGGATTAGAAATCCCTATCTTCAAATCCATCAAGCCAAACACAATgttacataaaaatatgatacaaAGTTATGAACCTCATCCTGATTTATGCCCGGTGTAACTCTGGTTTTCCTTGAATAGATAATAAATCTCACCAATCAGGAAGTTCTCATTCCAGCagatgataaattataaaaggaaTCTAGTACTTGTATCTCTGTTGGTTACAAAATCCCAATCTCCCTCCACTcctgtttcttttcttttgcgGTCTCCCcctcttttcttaatttgtttttccagTCGCCTCTTCTATATTTCTATTGTTATGTTATGTCTTTCCACATCATGATATGATGTACTAACAAACATTActaaatgttttaaataaaacaatcagGAAACAGATATAAGTTTGTGTTCTTTAGCCATTAAGCACGCAACCAAGCCTAGAACCATCCAACTTATATCCGCTTCTTCCCCCTATGGCAATATTCTATCAACAAagtctaatttttcttttcagattGTTCTCTCTACCTATTTCATAACAAAGGTAGCATATTGTATTAGAGcatatttctcaatttaaaataaggaGAGCAATCTAAACCAAATAAGTATAAGAAAAAGGAACAgggtcaaaaaaaaaaaacggaaCTGCACTGCAAACTGATCCTTTAACTTACTACTTCAGCTCTTATTAAGACCAATGCTTTTGTGCAGCCATAGAATTTCACCACCGAAGTTTCCAATATGACTTGATACAATTACAAGGTAATTCATCTGTTACCATCCAAGCGATAGAACACCACATGTCAATGATCCTAATTCTGACTGATTGTTTAAAAGATTTTTGCAAGCTAAAGCATAGGTCATAGACCCTACTTTGTAGAAAAGGAAAGTGGGTGGATGAAATTCAGCAAAGAATTTGGAGTTGATGGGATGATAACTCCCAATCCTGAAACAATATATGATCATGGATGTTACTTTTCCTCTATGCAAAGTCAATTAGTAACatgttttctcattttattcgAATGAacccataaattttattactccGCACAAGTGAAAAAGAATAGAAGCTGCCAATCCAAGTTCACCCAAAGCAGAGCAGCCAGCAACTTAGTGTCATAGTCCTGCTTAGTTCGCCCACTAATCACAAAATAGTAAACTATATCGCAAATGACAAGACTATATAAAAAGTTCCCAAGTTATATTGCCCGAAATTGTTGCCCTTATGACCAACTTTCGACATACCATGGATAGAGCATTCTGATAGGAGCGATCATCATTCTACGAACAagtttctcttgtttttcccATTTGCTTGCTGACCACTTAGTCTATATTCCCTCCAGCCGGATATTAAGTCCATGACTGGACAAGGAGTTTTAGATTGAAAAAGTGAAAGTGCAGAGTATGTTCACAAAATAAAGGATCATAAAACATGCTTTTTCTATCACCAAATTTTCCAATTCCTACTTCCTTTCAGGAAAGTTCCAAAATAAGTCTCCATttctaaaaatgaataatattccACCTCAAGAACACACTCACTTAAAGCAATTATACACCACTAGTTCCCACTGCCATTTTTTAGGGCAATAAGCGCAGAACTTTCACTTTTTGAACTTCATCTAAAACACTGTGACAAGtcaaaaattgatacaaaaaaatggGATAGAGGGAGTATATCTAATGAAAAGAAGAGGTAAGGAACTCACAGGTCTTAAAGGAAGCCCAAGTGGACCAAGGGAACTAGGCGGTAATTGTGTGATCTTCTTTATGGGATGgtgaaatttgcaatttgaTCCGTATTTACAGCTTCCATGATTCATgtaatattggcattctgGTTGATCAGGTCTCTGAGGCAGATAAGGAACTGGTAGCTGCCCATCCGATGCTGGTGCAGTGAGGACACTAGTTACAGATAAAGGGCTGACACTTCcctatttttcagaaaaaagaCAGAGTATTACAAGTGTTATATAGCACGAGATATTCAACCAACAATTTCAGTTAAGTACATCAGACACAAACAAATAGATAAGTGCTGTAGCAAGTTGAATTTTTCCTAAAGAGTGAACACTTTGTCAGGATGGTACCTACATAATTAAGGAAGATTATACTACCAATAAATATCCAAGTACTTGGTTTATTAATTGAAGGAAGAAACAGGGTCAGAAAggcttgaaaaataaatgtcagGATTCTTGTAATTGCGTTTAAAACAATTTCCATAGTAAAAAAGTTCATTTTTGCTCCTGGTTACCCCATTCCTCATATATACATTGAAGAGGGAGCACCATAAAAAAGtcctcatatatatttcataacgTGTTATCTtgaattatgatttatataatgaagagtagaaaaaattaagcaatctACGTACTAGATTGTGTAGCAAGTGGAGAGCATTATTTGCAGAATCATATATGGAGTTTCCTGATAAAGCAGTTAGACCAATGTAGTACCTCAGCAAGGAAGGAAATTGAGGAGCTTAAAGAAAGTAGATCCAGAATGATAAAGGGACTAAAAGCAATTCCAGGACTTCCCTTCCGGCCTCAATATATTATGGCATAGATAAATCTCAAAGATATTTCTCCatgagaaataaataatgattagGAAAGATAAATGCAACAATAACATGTCAAACTGGAGACATGTATAGAAACAAGAAATACCAAAATCAGACAAGCAGGCAGGTCGAAGAATAGAAATAGAAAGGATAAACTGGAGATAATTCGGACTAAAATTAGCATACCGTATAAGTATTCCAGCCTTGTgatggagataaaattatggGCATGTAGCTTTGAGGAACATGAAGGAGAGAACTAGAGAAATAAGTTGCCTTAGGTAATGTTGGTGCTGGAATTTCACCTACAGATGGAGCACCAGATGAAGGTGCAACTGCAGAGGCTCCTGAACCATAGACAGGTCCTACCACAGGCAAGACATTTGCAGCTGATGTGGGCTGAGGGTGATGGAACTTGCAAGCATATCCATATTTACATAATCCAGTCTGCATATAATAAGGACATGCCTTTCCGTCCTGAAGACttacatgataaaaaataatcagttCTAACTTCAATACATAAATCCATTTCATTATGTGACAATCTACTTCTAATAGTTAAACCTGAAAATGCTATGCGGAATTAAAAGGAAGAACCAGGGAGAAACGCATATGCACCTGACGCATTGGTAGACccaaaatattcaataagATTAATGAGTCAGGCTTACTATCCTTGGGACGATTATCACCCTGCCTATCCTTAGGGTGATGATATTTACATGTAGATCCATATTTGCATGTACCAGTCTTTAGATAAAACTGCAAGAAAAATGTAGTCAATTAGAACACCCAATAGTAGCTATAAATCACTGAACCATACATATCGAAACCGCTTGGTCCCAGGAGTTCTTGAACTGGTCATATGGGATGACCAAAATATCAGAGGAAACTTTGGAGAAATGTGTATTAGCTCAACTCTGTGCTAACTATTATGGTTTAGTCATTTGaccagaaaaagagaagacTACCAATTTTGCTCATTTGACCACAGAGCATATTACTCTAGACAGTAATCAGCACGACTTTATCACCTAATGTCCACATCCAAACAAAATGGGTAGATGGGATTGCACTTCAACTAAATTACAATAccttaaattagaaaaagttaCATATGAAAAAGCAGCTATTAACCTGAAGGACCAGCAATGATaatgaagaacaaaaaaaagaaaaatagatggAGCTGACACTAAAAGCTATATGGATTGCTTGTCCAAGCCATTCATAACCATGACATAACAGAAAATAATCAGTCATAGAGTTACAGGTATCCGTAAAACTCAACTCGGTCTGAAGCGAAGGCTTCGAATATAACTTTGACCAAGTCAAAAATAGTAATCCACTTGTTAAGTTCAAATTGGAAATACCCAATTCAAAGTTACTTTCAACCAGAAATGAACTTCTTCACAAGCTCAGTGCAGATTCTGATGAATTCTTTCATTTCCACTGAATTGAAAAGAGAGAACTTCAACTAATATGACTTAAGCAGTCAAGATTTGGAGATAGTTCCAACATGATTTGCTAATCATAAGCCCATTCCAGGTTGTTTGCCAACTATAGAAAGCTAACCATCACACTGAGCGTCAAgcttatcaaaatttaaacagAATATCTTCTTAgttaatacttttaaaatggGGCGTGCTTAGTTTAGAAGAAATGAGAATGAACTACCTAATTAATTGACAAGTGAACAGCCTGCTTAAAATAGAACCCTTTTCAACCGCATTAATGGTTATGTGCTCTGTTAACTTTGCTGTTAAAAGTAACAGAGTATCTAAGAGATAATATTGTTTCTTAAAACGGCATGTTTCTCAAACAAAGCAATTAGTTGTCAAGCATAGTAGCATGGGTTTGCAACATAAACATCATTTCACATAATGGTTATTTCAAAAGAAGTTAAAAGGAGATATTCAAATTACCCCACAATCCGGTTTTCCAGCTCTTTCTGGAAGCTCACTGGTGTTCTTAACACCATGCACCTAGTAATCATCAGCAAATTAATAGAAAGCATAGCAACAATCTTTTTTCCCATAACAAACTAAAAAAGGCCATACGCACACGGAGAAAGTATAAGAATTAACATTTTCAGGTAGGTATTTACTTGTCCTCCTGCATTAGAGGGATGGTTGAAACGACAATTGCTACCATAACCGCAGGTCCCTGTTCTCAAATAGTATAAGCAATCAGGTTCACCTGGTCGATCGGGGAACAGGCCCCGGTCATCACCTACTCCACCATTATCATCACTGCCCTCCATCTTTAACCTCCCCTTTACCTCTACagcaatataataataacttaataaataaacaaatgagAACAGCTTTTAATAAAAGGAAACCTCTGCTTCTTCCATGCACAAAACGAAAAACCTTTCAATAGtattaacaaaacaaaaaaacaacaacaaacagAAAATTAATACAACATTAACTGATGATCAGCATTAACAGCAACACACCGATCGTCAAAGAATGAAAGCGATCATCAGtttaaaactcaaaatcagtaaagcagaaaaacaaaataaaaaaaataaaaaaatcagcaattgaaaaacataaattcaatttttgaaaaaattcacaaaatcaaataaaaaagaacaaaaaaagaaagaaaaccttCAACTTTATCGGCAGCGGAACTGGAAGAACTGGAAAGCCCAGCATTCCTCTGCAGCTTCCGATTCCCAGGCATCGATCGAGTTTCcgatttttatacaaataatcaatatataccCTGTATTTAAATGCGATTCCAACACTATATATCACTACGACTTACGCACATGCATCCGCATATGATCGATCAAACTGAAGAGCCgaaattttcagaaatcaAGCGAGTTTTAATGGAAAACAATCGCAAAGGAAATCCATAAGAGTGTCAGATTTCATCTTGGAATTACTACTATTTGATTTCTCACCAGAATTTATAGTTTTCAGATCTTTATGATTCTTTGtgtaacaattattatttagggataaatgcaaaattggttaagtttgtgattttggtatcaaatatttttaaataatttaatttagtactcgaagaaaacaaaaagttgataccgtaatttattaaatttataattttagtacctgaattttttaattgacaattttagtgcCTTATCCTATCTTTTTTATGataccattttttattttctatccaagttttattgaaaaattttgtttttattatatgtttaaatttaaatcccTGATGAAGGAGATTTTTCAAAGAATGGAATAGATTAAACATTCaagttatgattaaaaaagaaactattttcaaactttgaaaacacaaaaacattCATGAAATTTCTCAAGAAATTTGATGTGATGTGAGATTGAgtcaaggaaaaaaattgagatattctaacaaaacaagagaaagagGAAGGGATATGGAACTACGTCGTCCGAGAAAGACTACCAGGGAACGCGGAGAAAAGACTACAACCCACCAAGAATCCATGGTAGAATACTAGCAAGGGAGACGGATCCtagaaatttttcaaatagtaTAGTTCTtagaaatatgataaaaagaaCTGAACAGAAAGAACTCGAATTAGATGCCTCAAAATCTTTCAAGATCTAAAAGAGATCCACAAGATAGTTGAAAACTATGAACATAGGTCAATCTATATACTTATGAAAATAGATCTCTTGAGCCAAAAGATGGACATGATTTTAAAGATCATCCTCCATCTATACAAGAATCTTATAAATCTAAAAGTATAAGTTACCCATCTAAAGAGAAACTAGAGGAATACCTTTGAGACATCCAAATCCTACCAGGAGCGTTTTAGGGGTGACTTTGGACCAATACCTCTTATACATCATTGGGAAAAGGCGACGGAGATTTTGAAGCCAAAGACACGGGAAGATCTAATCCTTAAAACCATCaaatccataaaataatagaGAGATCAAGAATAGATCCATAAGATGTGCAGGAAGCTGGTagaattctttttcaaatttggcATTATGAATTTAGTTAATATCCAAACCAACAAGATCGTTCTAACTTTACCACTTCCAAAGAGCAGTATAAGTTCAACCAATCCTCCACAAATCATCCAATGAGAAAAAATACAGATTTCCACACCAATCTCACCCCAATATTCTTGCGaaaaagaataagagaaaGTCTAGGCCGAAATCCAAGAAAAGGGTATGAAAATACACCATGGGCAAGAACTATGCTCCAGGGGTTACACGCATAAAGGCACTATACTTACCCTGGATATTCTCGACTTTAGAAACattgaaaaattgatagatgaaTGGGTTGTAGCCATGAAGATAGCAACAACCACACTGGAACTCAACCAACAAAACCTCATACGACTATTGGAGTTAAACCTGGAGGGTTCGGTGAAATTCAGATGGAATAATACCCCAAAAAATACCAAGTATTCTGGCTAGAGAGTTCAAAAGTACAATTGCAGAAAGACTCGAAAGACTAATCAAAATGCACTTCATCGTAGATGGATATTTTGAGGGAAGCAAAACTAGAAGGCTAGCGAATATTCACAAGCTCTCTTTAGCCTCGAGTTAAGAAATTTgtgcagtagatgaatatatctattggtttcaTAAGTATTTCTTTTAGAGTGGAGTGGATTCGAAATAATTGCCCCTATGTTCTTTGTAAAGATTTGCAGTTCATGGAGGAAAATattgatccaatcatacaAAATACCTAAAGAACAACTGGACTTAGTAGCAAGGAGGATGTCTTTCCTCAAAGACGAACAAAAGAATTGTGTTATCAAACATCTGTCTAGAAGAACATAAAGATACTGAGAGCTAAGATAAAAACAATTCCTCTTTGTTGTAAACTAATGGTTTCGCAACcattatagaaaaatcaagCGAGCAAAGGAAGTACAAGAAGAAAACAGTAACTCCTACACTAGGAGTTCCAGAAAATCTTCTTTCTAAaggagatcatggtggtccaaatCAAATGTTAAATCATACAAATGTGAATAGAAAACAAGACCAACAAGATCTTCATCTCAAGGATCTAGATGAATAGACACAAGATCCACGAGAAGTACCCCTACAAAGAGAACTTTCAGGCGAGCCCATACCAGagctaataaaaatttcaaagcttGTAATTGTTGGACATGCGGAGCAAAAGGGCATATATAACTAGATTGCCCGATAAATGTGgtgaattacaaaaatttgaaaccaGGGATGACATCTTAGATGTTGTTTACTAATGCAatttggtacccatctaccaattcgaGGACCTTCCTTCAAATGAAAACATCTATGAGGAAGAAACAAAGAGTGATTCGGATGGATCTCCAACCAAATCAGAATAATTTCAACGAATGATATAGGCTTCAAACCTCTAAAAGTCTATCAAGATTCTTTTCATGGATGATGGTATCTAAtgaaatcatgaaaaaaaatcatatgtcAAGACTCTAATCTTAGCCCATAtaatggatttaggattggaggaatgaGTAGAGGCGTCAACCAAATAAGGTTGAAACAAAGGAAACATCATATAATCTGTAAcgtaagttcaggtgagtttgttATTTCAATGGACTTACTGGTAATATGATGGATATGAAACTtattcctaaaaaataaattcttgaagtagtaataaaaacaacttttaaggaaggaattcattcaaaaattcaCTTGTCagtaatggatagaagaatcaataacttaacagatggttgtcttggaataatgatagaaaatttatatacaaaaaaattaatgtttgatatTCATCCTACGAATGCATATAATCTAGCAGACCAAGGTTTTGGTCAGGCCTTAGCCCTTAATTaggattttaaaagaaaagaccTTATGGAAGATGGAAATaaaccatattctataacctATAGGATTGTGTATGCCCTTCTAATACACATTATCCAGATTTATTTCTttggaaagagtatattgagatccATGGAATATTCAAGCAATTCTAAGGTAATGACATCATATCCCATTAGGAttcctagaataggtggtgctAAACTCTTGATTACGGATCACCAGTTTTAAACCGAATGCTTAGCTCTAGAATTGAGTTTAGTATCAAGATGTTCGTTTCAAAGATAGGATTACAAGCTAAGAAGGTAAAGAGAAGGAGctattaaaagttttaactCCTCAAGCAACTAGGGTTGATAGAGTAAAAATTAGATCCCCTGAAGgctgaaaataaattcaaattgaatttgccatctctgaaaaagaaaattattttttggtgatgacttatatcatttgcagcaacctatTATTGGCAAATATAGTAGGTCAGAGATCATGGTTACAGGTGCTATAAGACGAGAAAATTGAACTATGACTTTAGGAGTTAAATTTTTTCGTAAATCATAAACCATAAGGGATAAAAGGTAATGGTATAAAATTCAGTTTAGATGGTTCACCATTAGGATTGAATGACTAATCCattctccatatatatatatatagaatatatgTTGATATGTTGTATGATTTTCAAGGAAGCTATACATGAGTATAAGTCGTTGGACATAAATGAAGATAGCAAACTTTCtcccaaaaatatcaaaagactTATCCAGAGGAATTTTAATATGGACCTTCTAGCATGGTTggataaaaaaagttaaggaTGAATGCAAGTACTAGTACGTTTGAAACAAGtctatccagatgaacatggaagataagaaagatatgcaagaaattattaatgaacACATCAATCTTAAACTCATCAAGCCTAGAGTCTCTACTTACAATagcactatttttttattttttttttatttttgtaagaaaCCATGATGAGATAGAAAGAGGCAAACCCGAGTTAACAAAACTATCAAggtatagataatattttagaatttgataGTTATTACATCCCAATTAGAGAATACTTAATCGAATGCATTAAAGGTGCTAAaacattttctaaatttgattgcaatattcaaatggaaaataattCGAAAAATATACATCATTTTCCATATCATAAGGACAATATACCTGGAACGTACTTCCCATAGGATTTGCAAATGCACTCTagatat
This genomic stretch from Sesamum indicum cultivar Zhongzhi No. 13 linkage group LG16, S_indicum_v1.0, whole genome shotgun sequence harbors:
- the LOC105178657 gene encoding zinc finger CCCH domain-containing protein 26 isoform X2; amino-acid sequence: MPGNRKLQRNAGLSSSSSSAADKVEEVKGRLKMEGSDDNGGVGDDRGLFPDRPGEPDCLYYLRTGTCGYGSNCRFNHPSNAGGQFYLKTGTCKYGSTCKYHHPKDRQGDNRPKDSKPDSLILLNILGLPMRQDGKACPYYMQTGLCKYGYACKFHHPQPTSAANVLPVVGPVYGSGASAVAPSSGAPSVGEIPAPTLPKATYFSSSLLHVPQSYMPIILSPSQGWNTYTGSVSPLSVTSVLTAPASDGQLPVPYLPQRPDQPECQYYMNHGSCKYGSNCKFHHPIKKITQLPPSSLGPLGLPLRPGLPVCSYYSLYGLCKYGPTCKFDHPLDGYAYAYSLSVPPLSAPYSPSSPYQSTSSLAPSSETSPSKPSKLNDWIKKGVPASNKSRHSNTKSGRDSPDVSDSQPRSSKTSSEIMQNESD
- the LOC105178657 gene encoding zinc finger CCCH domain-containing protein 3 isoform X1, with the translated sequence MPGNRKLQRNAGLSSSSSSAADKVEEVKGRLKMEGSDDNGGVGDDRGLFPDRPGEPDCLYYLRTGTCGYGSNCRFNHPSNAGGQVHGVKNTSELPERAGKPDCGFYLKTGTCKYGSTCKYHHPKDRQGDNRPKDSKPDSLILLNILGLPMRQDGKACPYYMQTGLCKYGYACKFHHPQPTSAANVLPVVGPVYGSGASAVAPSSGAPSVGEIPAPTLPKATYFSSSLLHVPQSYMPIILSPSQGWNTYTGSVSPLSVTSVLTAPASDGQLPVPYLPQRPDQPECQYYMNHGSCKYGSNCKFHHPIKKITQLPPSSLGPLGLPLRPGLPVCSYYSLYGLCKYGPTCKFDHPLDGYAYAYSLSVPPLSAPYSPSSPYQSTSSLAPSSETSPSKPSKLNDWIKKGVPASNKSRHSNTKSGRDSPDVSDSQPRSSKTSSEIMQNESD
- the LOC105178657 gene encoding zinc finger CCCH domain-containing protein 3 isoform X3, giving the protein MEGSDDNGGVGDDRGLFPDRPGEPDCLYYLRTGTCGYGSNCRFNHPSNAGGQVHGVKNTSELPERAGKPDCGFYLKTGTCKYGSTCKYHHPKDRQGDNRPKDSKPDSLILLNILGLPMRQDGKACPYYMQTGLCKYGYACKFHHPQPTSAANVLPVVGPVYGSGASAVAPSSGAPSVGEIPAPTLPKATYFSSSLLHVPQSYMPIILSPSQGWNTYTGSVSPLSVTSVLTAPASDGQLPVPYLPQRPDQPECQYYMNHGSCKYGSNCKFHHPIKKITQLPPSSLGPLGLPLRPGLPVCSYYSLYGLCKYGPTCKFDHPLDGYAYAYSLSVPPLSAPYSPSSPYQSTSSLAPSSETSPSKPSKLNDWIKKGVPASNKSRHSNTKSGRDSPDVSDSQPRSSKTSSEIMQNESD